The region GCACCAGATGGTGGATTAATTAATTGTACTTTTAATGCCTGTAAATCAAAAGGCTTAGCATTTGAACCAGTTATTGTACCATCTGTAACTGGGTCTTTCCATCCTATATTACCAAAATGTGCAGAATATTGAACATGAATGTCTTTTACTATTCTAATTTTTAAAGCTTCTAGTCTTAAGCCTTGACCAACAGTACCAGCGATATCGCCATCGTTTACCCAATTCATCCAGCCAACATTTTGAACTTGAGCTTGATACTGTATTTTGTATCCAGACAGACCTTTAAGATAGATTTTAACTGATTCTACATTCAAGTCTTGTCCATCTGAACCTGATTCAGTACCAGCAGATACTATTGGCTGCCAACCAATATTTTGAACTTGAGTTTGATATTCAACTGAAGCTCCAGCTGGCGCATTCATAAGTTGAACTTTAATGCCGTGTATAGCCAAGCCTTGTCCTACCGTTCCAGCTATTTGTCCATCACTAACTGAATTTTGCAATCCTGTACCTTTTACATCAGCTTGATAAGATACAGAAATTCCATCATTTTGGTTATTAGTAACAGTAACGTTACAAGAAGCGGTTTTACCACCATCAACCGTAGTTGCAGTTATATTGGCAGTTCCAGCACTTACAGCAGTTACTTTTCCTGTGCTATCGACTGTAGCAACGGAAGCATTAGAAGATGTCCATGTTACAGATTTTTCACTTGCATTTTCAGGCGATATAGTTGCTGCTAAAGTATCTGTGTCACCTACTTTTAAAGCATCTGTAGGCTTTAAACTAATACTATCAACTTTTGTTGGAGTATTAACAGTAACAGCACAAGAAGCAGTTTTATTGCCATCTGCTGTGGTAGCAGTTATATTGGCAGTACCAGCACTTATGGCAGTTACTTTACCAGTGTTATCTACTGTAGCAATGGAAGTATTAGAAGACGTCCATGTTACAGATTGATTAGCTGCATAAGTAGGTTGTATATTTGCTTTTAGAGTATCTGTTTGACCAGCGAATAAAGTACAAGTGTTTTTATCTAAAGTTATGGAGTCAACACTTGATTTTACAAGTCTGATTTGTATAGCTTCTATTCTTAAGCCTTGACCGACAGTTCCAGCAATGTTGGAATTATCAATACTTGAACCACCTGTTACCCAATCTTGCCAGCCAATATTTTGAACATGCGCTCTGTATTGAATTAAATAACCTGGCATGTTTGAAATAGAGGCTTTAAAAGCTTCTACTCTTAAGCCTTGACCGACAGTTCCAGCTAATTCTCCATTGCTTACAGGTTGCTGCCAGCCAATATTTTGAACATGAGCGCTATATGTTATGGCAGCATTAGCAGGTGCATTTACAAGATTTACTTTTAGTGATTCTAGTCTTAAGCCTTGTCCAAGAGTACCTACTTTTATATCATAATTATCCATATTAGTATCTAGATAATCAGTAACCGGACTTTGCCAACCAATATTTTGTATTTGACCTTGATATGTAACACCAGGAACTGTTGAATCGGCAAAAACAGTTGATTTAATACCTAATGAAATGGCTAAAAAACCAATGATTAAGGCTATGTTGAAAAATTTGTTAAAATACTTTTTCGTTTTAAATCCCCCCTTATGGTAATTATGCATGTTAAAATAAAGCAAATATAAACACTAAAAATGCTAATATAATATATTCAACAAAATAGCTTAAAAACCTTTATTTTTTTATAATTTTTGCAACAATAGAAAATAGAACTCCTAAATAGCTGTAGGAGTTCTATTACCTATTACTGAAATATAAATTTAAGCATTATGGAAAGTATTACATATTAATATTGGCATTCTTATTTCCAAAGCCATATATTTCTTTCTTTTGGAATATGAATATTGCTGTAAGAACTGGTAGTATAAGCTGTATAAGTATACCAGCAGAAAAACCTTGTGATACTATAGTAACAATTAAATTTGCCAAAATTGATAAGAAATATATATACACACCTAAAACTTTTCTTGAAAGAATTAATATAATACCTATTATCAATAGTAATGTAAGAACTAATCCAATGATTAAATTAGTTGTAGAGAATGCTTTTGTAATTGCGGAAGTATCTGTACCGGAATTATTTAAAATTTCAATTATTTTATCTTTAGAAACATACACAAATATAGTACCTATTAACATTAGAATATAAATTATTAATTGTATTACAGATAAAGCTATTATTCCGCCTCCGAGTTTAGGCTTGTTTTCATTTTCCATAAAATTACCTCCTATATTATAGTTACATAAGTATTATAACAAATATAATAATTCTTGACAATAGCTTTTCCAATTACTTGATTTTAATTGAAAAAAAATCCTTAAAGCTAAAAAGATAAATTAGTATGCAAGTATTGGACAAATTACATTTAATTTAATAGAGTAAATATCTCAAAATGACGCAAACTTATAGTGTAAATTCAATACAAGTTAAAATTATTGAGGAGGGAATTAATTATGGCAAGAAGAAACAATCAAACATTAGTACCAGAAGCAAGGGAAGCATTAGATAAGTTTAAGATGGAAGCAGCAAGAGAAGTAGGAGTAAACTTAAAGCAAGGATACAATGGAGATCTTACTTCTAGAGAAAATGGTTCTGTAGGCGGACAGATGGTTAAAAGAATGATACAAGAATATGAAAGCAGCCTTAAATAATAAAGCCTAGAAGTTAGTTTAGAGACTGTCTCAAATGATATAAAAATCGTTTGGGGCAGTTTTATTTATTTAAAGAAGTTTGCTACATCAAGTTGTCAAGTTATAATGGAATGTTTTAAATATGGAAGGTGGATTATTGTTTAAGAGTCTATACAAATAATACTTCCTCTATCGATAAGTTTATCATTACTAAGATATAGAGGAGTTATGTTGTATTTATGTAAAAACTTCAAAACTTCATTTCCATATTTATATTTTTTTAAATTGCCATAAAAGGCTAAAGTATTAGGGTCTATCAGTCCGCAGGTTCCTCCTATGAATCCATAATCGAATCCAGGAAGAAGAATATCACCAGG is a window of Clostridium pasteurianum DNA encoding:
- a CDS encoding alpha/beta-type small acid-soluble spore protein, which translates into the protein MARRNNQTLVPEAREALDKFKMEAAREVGVNLKQGYNGDLTSRENGSVGGQMVKRMIQEYESSLK
- a CDS encoding Ig-like domain-containing protein — protein: MHNYHKGGFKTKKYFNKFFNIALIIGFLAISLGIKSTVFADSTVPGVTYQGQIQNIGWQSPVTDYLDTNMDNYDIKVGTLGQGLRLESLKVNLVNAPANAAITYSAHVQNIGWQQPVSNGELAGTVGQGLRVEAFKASISNMPGYLIQYRAHVQNIGWQDWVTGGSSIDNSNIAGTVGQGLRIEAIQIRLVKSSVDSITLDKNTCTLFAGQTDTLKANIQPTYAANQSVTWTSSNTSIATVDNTGKVTAISAGTANITATTADGNKTASCAVTVNTPTKVDSISLKPTDALKVGDTDTLAATISPENASEKSVTWTSSNASVATVDSTGKVTAVSAGTANITATTVDGGKTASCNVTVTNNQNDGISVSYQADVKGTGLQNSVSDGQIAGTVGQGLAIHGIKVQLMNAPAGASVEYQTQVQNIGWQPIVSAGTESGSDGQDLNVESVKIYLKGLSGYKIQYQAQVQNVGWMNWVNDGDIAGTVGQGLRLEALKIRIVKDIHVQYSAHFGNIGWKDPVTDGTITGSNAKPFDLQALKVQLINPPSGASVQCQAQVQNIGWMNPVTLDGNNYAGTTGQGLRLEALKLQLLNAPGYSIKYQVDVEGQGWQNWVSNGQMAGTTGLGLRIQGIRIIVYADDGSSTSDTSQPSSSMLNTVNFKASEYLRYSSNIQATNQTAIKLHNGINQNNCVYFSSTALRAVGFWVPYSMCNTGDYTNYLLGKGWNKQTDVSLLTPGSVCFTVNDGLTYPTHTFMFLDWVNPDDHTSAYVADNQSNDVHVRSLVDAPGIDALAYFLHQ